The Desulfatitalea tepidiphila genome window below encodes:
- a CDS encoding EI24 domain-containing protein: protein MTSFLQGIAYNFKGLKFGLRNAKLLLLGLVRLIVIILISVVAAAVILVNYEEILALMWRQPESAWLTWLWYVTSWLLALVLIAISALVGFLVSQLLFSVFIMDVMSQITERKVSGKVKSSETRLAMFSYLFYLLRQEIPRATLPVLISLLLMVLAWFTPIGPLLTLLSPLAAGVFLAWDNTDLVPARRLEPFGQRLGFLRRNLGFHLGFGVLFLIPLLNIVLLAFAPVGATLYYVERIDPLPAAPTEAAAPAEPPE from the coding sequence ATGACATCTTTTTTACAAGGCATCGCCTATAATTTCAAGGGGCTGAAATTCGGGCTGCGCAACGCCAAGCTGCTGCTGCTCGGGCTGGTCCGGTTGATCGTCATCATCCTCATCTCCGTGGTCGCGGCGGCAGTGATTCTGGTCAACTATGAAGAGATCCTCGCCTTGATGTGGCGCCAGCCGGAAAGTGCCTGGCTTACCTGGTTGTGGTATGTGACCTCCTGGCTGCTGGCCCTGGTGCTCATCGCCATTTCGGCCCTGGTCGGCTTTCTGGTGTCCCAGTTGCTTTTCAGCGTATTTATCATGGATGTCATGTCCCAAATCACGGAACGCAAGGTCAGTGGCAAGGTGAAGTCTTCAGAAACCCGCTTGGCAATGTTTTCATACCTGTTCTACCTGCTGCGTCAGGAGATTCCGCGTGCCACGCTGCCCGTGCTCATCTCCTTGCTGCTCATGGTCCTGGCCTGGTTCACGCCCATCGGCCCCTTGCTTACCCTTCTCTCGCCCCTGGCCGCCGGAGTTTTCCTGGCGTGGGACAACACCGATCTGGTGCCGGCCCGCCGCCTCGAACCCTTCGGACAGCGACTGGGGTTTCTACGCCGCAACCTGGGATTTCACCTGGGGTTCGGCGTGCTGTTTCTGATCCCGCTTCTCAACATCGTTCTGCTCGCCTTTGCACCGGTAGGGGCCACACTCTACTATGTGGAGCGCATCGATCCGCTGCCGGCCGCACCGACGGAAGCGGCCGCGCCCGCCGAACCGCCCGAATGA
- a CDS encoding alpha/beta fold hydrolase has protein sequence MKTTFQMLGALLLLPLYASCSLFNKAPMEMVTYDHPNSSTKERLIVFMRGMGGNHYSFEKEGLVADIFERHAPFDMVAPNAHFGYYADRSLIKRMKEDVIDPAHAQGYKEIWLIGFSMGGLGALLYTIDHPEDVQGIYLVAPFLGYRSLLNEIATAGGVHHWEPGNFDPDKKWQRMLWRWLKQNVAEQPTKPIYLGYGEKDPYVDGQRLLAQVLPPDRVFTVPGGHDYESFKRLWDKFLDNGGCHPADAAETDAQAQR, from the coding sequence GTGAAGACCACCTTTCAAATGCTCGGGGCGCTGTTACTGCTGCCCCTCTATGCGAGCTGCAGTCTGTTCAACAAGGCGCCCATGGAGATGGTGACCTATGACCATCCCAACAGCAGCACCAAGGAGCGACTCATCGTCTTCATGCGCGGCATGGGCGGCAACCATTACAGCTTCGAAAAAGAAGGCCTGGTGGCCGATATCTTCGAGCGTCACGCGCCATTTGACATGGTGGCGCCCAACGCGCATTTTGGATATTATGCCGATCGCTCCCTGATCAAACGCATGAAGGAAGACGTCATCGATCCGGCCCATGCCCAGGGCTACAAGGAGATCTGGTTGATCGGATTTTCCATGGGGGGCCTGGGCGCCCTACTCTATACGATCGATCATCCCGAAGATGTACAGGGCATCTATCTGGTGGCCCCCTTTCTCGGCTACCGTTCACTGCTCAACGAAATCGCTACGGCCGGCGGCGTGCACCACTGGGAGCCCGGAAACTTTGATCCTGACAAGAAATGGCAGCGCATGCTGTGGCGCTGGCTCAAACAAAACGTGGCCGAACAGCCGACCAAGCCGATCTACCTGGGCTATGGAGAAAAAGACCCTTACGTGGACGGCCAGCGCCTCCTGGCCCAGGTGTTGCCCCCGGACCGTGTGTTCACCGTACCCGGCGGCCACGACTACGAAAGCTTCAAACGTCTTTGGGACAAATTTCTCGACAACGGCGGTTGCCATCCGGCCGATGCGGCCGAGACCGACGCGCAAGCCCAACGCTGA
- a CDS encoding DUF362 domain-containing protein, whose amino-acid sequence MSSPVFFVDCRADVEKNFMAKLEHVLEATGLSKIIAPRDLVAVKIHFGEMGNAAFIRPIYARRVVSAIRRLGASPFLTDANTLYAGTRSDAPSHLTTAIQNGFAYAVVEAPLVIADGLRGKSEEALPIYGKHFESAYIGKEIVQADALISLAHFKGHELAGFGGTIKNIGMGCASRKGKLAMHSTVSPQVKAEHCIGCGACVDHCSQHALSIIDEKAVIDEERCIGCGECILICPNSAIELAWNQEIPAFLEGMVEYTAAVLKQKAGKALFVNFITDVSPACDCYGSNDAPIVKNIGVVASLDPVAIDQASVDLVNAEPALAHCRLEINTEPGGDKFKGLYPEVDWPIQLEYAEKIGLGSRSYELIRL is encoded by the coding sequence ATGTCCAGCCCAGTCTTTTTTGTCGACTGCCGCGCCGATGTGGAAAAAAATTTTATGGCCAAGCTCGAGCACGTCCTCGAGGCAACCGGCCTTTCAAAAATTATCGCGCCGCGGGATCTGGTGGCCGTGAAGATCCATTTCGGCGAGATGGGCAACGCCGCCTTCATTCGGCCGATCTATGCGCGACGGGTCGTGTCGGCCATCCGACGCCTCGGCGCCAGCCCGTTTCTGACCGATGCCAACACCTTGTACGCCGGCACACGCAGCGATGCGCCCAGCCACCTGACCACCGCCATCCAGAACGGTTTCGCCTACGCCGTGGTCGAGGCACCGCTTGTCATTGCCGATGGGTTGCGCGGCAAAAGCGAAGAGGCCCTGCCGATCTACGGCAAACATTTTGAAAGCGCATACATCGGCAAAGAGATCGTGCAGGCCGATGCGTTGATTTCATTGGCTCATTTCAAGGGGCACGAGCTGGCCGGCTTCGGGGGTACCATCAAAAACATCGGTATGGGCTGCGCATCGCGCAAGGGCAAGCTGGCCATGCACTCCACCGTATCGCCCCAGGTCAAAGCCGAGCACTGTATCGGCTGCGGCGCTTGCGTGGACCACTGCTCCCAGCACGCCCTTTCGATTATCGACGAAAAGGCGGTCATCGACGAGGAGCGTTGTATCGGGTGCGGTGAGTGCATCCTGATCTGTCCCAACTCGGCCATCGAGTTGGCCTGGAACCAGGAGATCCCCGCTTTCCTGGAGGGCATGGTGGAATATACGGCTGCGGTGCTCAAGCAAAAGGCTGGCAAGGCCCTGTTCGTCAACTTCATCACCGATGTGTCGCCGGCCTGCGACTGCTATGGTTCCAACGACGCACCCATCGTGAAAAACATCGGGGTGGTCGCCTCCCTGGACCCTGTGGCCATCGATCAGGCGTCGGTGGATCTGGTCAATGCCGAACCGGCACTGGCCCATTGCCGGCTTGAAATCAACACCGAACCCGGCGGCGATAAATTCAAAGGGCTCTATCCCGAGGTAGATTGGCCGATTCAACTGGAATATGCCGAAAAGATCGGCCTGGGATCCCGCAGCTACGAGTTGATACGCTTATAG
- a CDS encoding SLC13 family permease: MEIAIVTIILAVTLYLLISERIPIDLTAIGIMTALTLSGILSPQEAVAGFANPAVITVGAMFLISQAMIRTGVVGFIGQKVMTLARGRAVLALLVVLLIVAVASAFINNTPVVVLFIPVIISMGCRLGFSPSKYLIPISYISILAGTCTLIGTSTNIIVSDLSSQYGFGSLSMFELGKVGLPLAIAGLVLILIAAPRLMPDLNNPTCELENEPKRRYLAELTVPRGSGLIHMDPCLELPNKYPGIEVLQLIRYSHIFHPCRDTVTIAPDDLLLVKGSPNDLNHILQGKDVELPPSEKGLAFNGQDDMLVMELIIPPQSDLLGQRLGETHLARDEDLHIVAVERSGLHYTEHKIKDIRLKIGDILLVWCSVSRVDKFRGRSDWIMVEDVHHEIVHSRKAPLAAGIFAAMVVAAATGLANIMVCALAAVFFMVLTGALSLKEAYRALQSNVLMLIAGTIALGTAMDQTGTSRYYAQLFLSALEGWSPHLVLGGFILLTSISTQVLSNNATAVLLLPVAISTAVGLQVDPKPFIMAVCFGASACFATPIGYQTNLLVYGPGGYRFSDYLKLGIPLNLLVIVGGTILVPIFWPF, from the coding sequence ATGGAAATTGCCATCGTTACCATTATTCTGGCGGTCACCCTCTACCTGTTGATCAGCGAACGCATCCCCATCGACCTGACCGCCATCGGCATCATGACGGCCCTGACCCTCAGCGGCATATTGTCCCCACAGGAGGCTGTGGCCGGATTTGCCAATCCCGCCGTGATCACGGTAGGGGCCATGTTTCTCATCAGCCAGGCCATGATCCGCACCGGCGTGGTAGGGTTCATCGGGCAGAAGGTCATGACCCTGGCCCGGGGCCGAGCCGTTTTGGCCCTGCTGGTGGTGCTGCTGATCGTGGCCGTGGCCTCGGCCTTTATCAACAACACGCCGGTGGTGGTGCTCTTCATTCCGGTCATCATCAGCATGGGCTGCCGCCTCGGCTTCAGCCCGTCCAAGTACCTGATTCCCATTTCTTACATATCGATTCTGGCCGGTACCTGCACGTTGATCGGCACATCCACCAACATCATTGTCAGCGATCTGTCATCTCAGTACGGGTTCGGCAGCCTCTCCATGTTCGAGCTGGGCAAAGTGGGACTGCCCCTGGCCATCGCCGGCCTGGTGCTAATCCTGATCGCCGCCCCGCGCCTCATGCCCGACCTGAACAATCCCACCTGCGAACTGGAGAATGAACCCAAACGGCGCTATCTGGCCGAATTGACCGTTCCCCGGGGGAGCGGCCTGATCCATATGGATCCCTGTCTAGAGCTGCCCAATAAATACCCGGGGATCGAAGTGCTCCAGCTGATCCGCTATTCCCATATCTTCCATCCCTGCCGAGACACCGTAACCATCGCGCCCGACGATCTGCTGCTGGTAAAGGGATCGCCGAACGACCTCAACCATATTCTCCAAGGTAAAGACGTGGAGCTGCCGCCGTCCGAAAAGGGCCTCGCGTTCAACGGTCAGGATGATATGCTGGTAATGGAATTGATCATTCCGCCCCAATCCGACCTGCTCGGTCAACGGTTGGGAGAAACCCACCTGGCACGAGACGAGGACCTGCATATCGTGGCCGTCGAGCGCAGCGGACTGCACTATACGGAACATAAGATTAAAGATATCCGGCTGAAAATTGGCGATATCCTTCTAGTGTGGTGTTCCGTCAGCCGGGTCGACAAGTTTCGCGGTCGCAGCGATTGGATCATGGTGGAAGATGTGCATCATGAAATCGTCCACAGCCGCAAAGCGCCCCTGGCCGCCGGCATCTTTGCCGCCATGGTGGTGGCGGCCGCCACCGGCCTGGCAAATATCATGGTGTGTGCACTGGCCGCCGTCTTCTTCATGGTCCTGACCGGCGCGCTCTCCCTCAAGGAGGCTTACCGCGCCCTGCAAAGCAATGTCCTCATGCTCATCGCCGGCACCATCGCCCTGGGAACCGCCATGGACCAGACCGGCACGAGCCGGTACTACGCCCAGCTGTTCTTAAGCGCCCTGGAGGGATGGTCGCCTCATCTGGTTTTGGGTGGATTTATCCTGCTCACCAGCATCAGCACGCAGGTTCTGAGTAACAACGCGACCGCGGTGTTGCTGCTGCCAGTCGCCATCTCCACAGCCGTCGGACTGCAGGTGGATCCCAAACCCTTCATCATGGCCGTCTGCTTTGGCGCCAGTGCCTGCTTCGCCACACCCATCGGATACCAGACCAACCTGCTGGTCTACGGGCCGGGCGGCTACCGCTTCAGCGACTATCTCAAGCTGGGAATTCCACTGAATTTGCTGGTCATCGTCGGTGGTACGATCCTGGTCCCCATCTTCTGGCCCTTTTGA
- the typA gene encoding translational GTPase TypA — MATLPVKNDKIRNVAIIAHVDHGKTTLVDAMFRQSGLIRDGQAVNERLMDNMDLERERGITIAAKNCAVLWQGVKINIIDTPGHADFGGEVERALSMADGALLLVDASEGPLPQTRFVLEKTLAAGLKVIVVINKIDRKDARAEKVLDQVYDLFIDLDATDTQLDFPFLYAIGRDGIAQAKPDERGRNLDPLMAMILTHIPAPSHSPDAPFQMLVSDLGYSDYLGRLAVGRVANGHARIKDSLVCIGADARQRPLKVASLQTYQGPSLIDVPEADPGDIVVLAGIDEVRIGDTICTRSTSQALTRIRVDEPTVGMRFTVNTGPFAGREGRYSQSRHLRERLLKETLRNVAIQVEETDNREVFIVKGRGEFQMAIFIETMRREGFELAVGRPEVIFKIHDGERLEPIEHLFVDCDEGFLGVVTEKLSSRKAQMINMINHGSGRVRVEFSIPSRGLIGYRDEFLTDTKGTGLLNTYFDGYDTYRGDFPSRYTGSIVSDRQGSAVAYALFNLEPRGILFIRPGDPVYEGMIFGEHNRPTDLNANPCKEKKLTNIRASGHDEAVILSPIKPMTLERAIHFIREDEMVEITPKAIRLRKNILSIQERHRQRGKVKAEE; from the coding sequence ATGGCAACTCTGCCTGTTAAAAACGATAAGATACGCAACGTGGCCATCATCGCCCACGTGGATCACGGCAAAACGACGCTGGTGGACGCCATGTTCCGGCAAAGCGGGCTGATCCGCGACGGCCAGGCCGTCAACGAACGCCTCATGGACAACATGGATCTGGAGCGCGAGCGGGGGATTACCATTGCCGCCAAGAACTGCGCCGTGCTCTGGCAGGGCGTGAAAATCAACATCATCGACACCCCGGGGCATGCCGATTTCGGAGGCGAGGTGGAACGCGCCCTCTCCATGGCCGACGGGGCGCTCCTGTTGGTCGACGCCTCCGAGGGTCCCCTGCCCCAGACCCGCTTCGTCCTGGAAAAGACCCTGGCCGCCGGCCTCAAGGTGATCGTGGTGATCAACAAGATCGACCGCAAGGACGCCCGGGCCGAAAAGGTGCTCGACCAGGTCTATGACCTGTTCATCGATCTGGATGCCACCGACACCCAGCTCGACTTTCCCTTCCTGTATGCCATCGGCCGGGACGGCATCGCCCAGGCAAAACCCGACGAACGCGGCCGGAACCTCGATCCCTTGATGGCGATGATCCTGACCCATATCCCGGCACCGAGCCATAGCCCGGACGCACCCTTTCAAATGCTGGTCTCGGACCTGGGCTATTCGGACTATCTGGGCCGCCTCGCCGTGGGTAGAGTGGCCAACGGGCACGCGCGAATCAAAGACAGCCTCGTGTGCATCGGTGCAGACGCCCGGCAACGGCCGCTCAAGGTGGCCAGCCTGCAAACCTATCAGGGCCCGAGTCTCATCGACGTGCCGGAGGCCGACCCCGGCGATATCGTGGTGCTGGCCGGCATCGACGAGGTGCGCATCGGCGACACGATTTGCACCCGAAGTACTTCCCAGGCGCTCACACGCATCCGCGTGGACGAACCGACCGTAGGCATGCGGTTTACCGTCAATACCGGACCCTTTGCCGGACGCGAGGGTCGATACAGCCAGTCGCGCCATCTTCGCGAGCGACTGCTGAAAGAGACCCTGCGCAACGTGGCCATCCAGGTGGAAGAAACCGACAACCGCGAAGTATTCATCGTCAAGGGGCGCGGCGAGTTTCAAATGGCGATCTTCATCGAGACCATGCGCCGGGAAGGCTTCGAACTGGCCGTGGGCCGGCCCGAGGTGATTTTCAAGATACACGATGGCGAGCGACTGGAGCCCATCGAGCACCTTTTCGTGGATTGCGACGAAGGTTTTCTGGGCGTGGTCACCGAGAAACTGTCGTCCCGGAAGGCGCAGATGATCAACATGATCAACCACGGCAGCGGCCGGGTGCGCGTGGAGTTCTCCATCCCTTCGCGCGGCCTGATCGGCTACCGGGACGAGTTTCTCACCGACACCAAGGGCACCGGGTTGCTCAACACCTATTTCGACGGATACGACACCTATCGCGGCGATTTTCCCAGCCGCTACACCGGCTCCATCGTCAGCGATCGCCAGGGCTCGGCCGTGGCCTACGCCCTGTTCAACCTGGAGCCCAGGGGAATTCTCTTCATCCGGCCTGGCGATCCTGTCTACGAAGGGATGATCTTCGGCGAACACAATCGGCCAACCGACCTCAACGCAAACCCCTGCAAGGAGAAGAAGCTGACCAACATCCGCGCCTCAGGGCACGACGAGGCGGTGATCCTCAGCCCGATCAAGCCCATGACCCTCGAGCGCGCCATTCATTTTATTCGGGAAGACGAAATGGTGGAAATCACGCCCAAGGCCATTCGGCTGCGCAAAAACATCCTGTCGATACAGGAGCGACACCGCCAGAGGGGAAAGGTCAAGGCCGAGGAGTAA
- a CDS encoding beta-ketoacyl-[acyl-carrier-protein] synthase family protein — MTEKAFIRGKAVHCALGEEVGSVVAAMRAHQCQTTEVPLSLINLDYARPYYRLPVKDGDPPPNSEAFFYTVLFRTVEKAIADAGLQPHEIEEMPIFFGSTSIDIPLYEETYRTASNVLSQTSSGYGNIANEIARHLGVKAGCYTFTTACTSSANGVLYASAMMGQGAFDRALVVGYDLFSNLGFYGFEALKLIAPPPYRPFDKQRMGVIMGEGCGAIVLDRYRRDANDFYCLGGANACDTHSVTTHDPEGHAIAAVMREALASAGARPEEIDVIKAHATGSYHNDLTECNGLKQVFGDHLPPVTGLKPFVGHTVGACGAIELVLLSEAAKAGFVPATLGFETPDEELGVVPMTDDLAIESGTFLLNYFGFGGNCVSLVVSNRD; from the coding sequence TTGACCGAAAAGGCATTCATCCGCGGCAAGGCGGTTCATTGTGCATTGGGAGAAGAGGTCGGATCTGTGGTCGCCGCCATGCGTGCGCACCAATGCCAAACGACCGAAGTGCCGCTGTCGCTCATCAATCTCGATTATGCGCGGCCCTATTATCGGCTGCCAGTGAAGGATGGCGATCCACCGCCTAATAGCGAGGCTTTTTTCTACACCGTGTTGTTCCGCACAGTGGAAAAGGCCATTGCCGATGCGGGTTTGCAACCGCATGAAATAGAAGAGATGCCGATTTTCTTCGGCTCGACCTCCATCGATATTCCGCTCTACGAGGAGACCTATCGAACGGCCAGCAACGTGCTTTCCCAGACCTCGTCGGGATACGGCAACATCGCCAACGAGATCGCCCGGCACCTCGGAGTCAAGGCCGGCTGCTACACCTTTACCACCGCGTGCACCTCCAGCGCCAACGGTGTGCTATATGCGTCGGCCATGATGGGCCAGGGCGCGTTCGATCGCGCCCTGGTGGTCGGTTACGATCTGTTCAGCAATCTGGGGTTCTATGGTTTCGAGGCACTCAAGCTGATCGCGCCGCCACCTTACCGACCTTTCGATAAACAGCGCATGGGGGTCATCATGGGCGAGGGGTGCGGCGCCATCGTGTTGGATCGCTATCGACGGGATGCCAACGATTTTTATTGCCTGGGAGGTGCGAATGCCTGCGATACCCATAGCGTGACGACCCACGATCCGGAAGGCCATGCGATTGCCGCCGTGATGCGGGAGGCATTGGCGAGCGCCGGAGCGAGGCCGGAGGAGATCGATGTGATCAAAGCCCATGCCACCGGCAGTTATCACAACGACTTGACCGAGTGCAACGGCCTTAAACAGGTGTTTGGCGATCACTTGCCGCCGGTGACCGGATTGAAACCCTTTGTCGGTCATACGGTGGGCGCCTGTGGCGCGATCGAGCTGGTTCTTTTGAGCGAGGCGGCCAAGGCGGGATTCGTACCGGCCACCTTGGGATTTGAAACGCCGGACGAAGAGTTGGGGGTCGTTCCCATGACCGATGATCTGGCGATCGAAAGCGGGACCTTCCTGCTGAATTACTTCGGTTTCGGTGGCAATTGCGTCTCCCTGGTCGTCTCCAACCGCGATTGA
- a CDS encoding phosphopantetheine-binding protein, producing MKGSLDVDLKNKIKTLIVENCDLDIEIADIDDEAPLFQRNSPLELDSIDALQISIAIQNTFGIAIRDSKEMRRVMTSINSFADYIQPE from the coding sequence ATGAAAGGATCTCTGGATGTTGATCTGAAAAACAAGATCAAAACTCTGATCGTCGAAAATTGCGATCTGGATATCGAAATTGCGGATATCGACGATGAGGCCCCTCTTTTTCAACGAAATTCACCGCTTGAACTCGACTCGATCGACGCGCTGCAGATTTCCATCGCCATTCAAAACACCTTCGGCATTGCCATTCGAGACAGCAAGGAGATGCGACGCGTCATGACCTCGATCAACAGTTTTGCCGACTACATTCAACCGGAGTGA